A window of the Bdellovibrio sp. ZAP7 genome harbors these coding sequences:
- a CDS encoding AraC family transcriptional regulator: MSARQELKKRHPLESLGVKMARRGDIRVERLQERLTPKVPFPHKHDFYQIVIVHASEGHHEIDFTTYSVKGSQVFLIKPGQMHGWKLSARSKGFVIEYTEESFNKDFMGMSKLAQHSRQVPDHFKIPKSNHIFSEAFLEMMEVEFQRQGDNFEMCLQSYLSLILLEALRISKAADRQLAENDDVISQFTDLVEENFHEQHQVEFYAGKLGLTAKALSAKIQRVLGPSAKEYILNRCMLEAKRLLSYSELSISEIGYSLGFEDPNYFSRFLKKNMKISAGKFRKTPPKKKN; the protein is encoded by the coding sequence ATGAGCGCACGACAAGAACTTAAAAAACGTCATCCACTGGAATCACTCGGAGTGAAAATGGCTCGCCGTGGGGATATTCGTGTCGAGCGCCTGCAAGAGCGTTTAACCCCCAAAGTTCCATTTCCACACAAGCATGACTTTTATCAAATCGTGATCGTGCATGCATCTGAAGGCCATCATGAAATTGATTTCACCACATATTCAGTAAAGGGCTCTCAGGTCTTTTTGATCAAGCCGGGGCAAATGCATGGTTGGAAACTTTCAGCACGCAGCAAAGGTTTTGTGATCGAATACACTGAGGAGTCTTTCAACAAAGACTTCATGGGTATGTCCAAGCTTGCACAACACAGTCGTCAGGTCCCGGATCATTTCAAAATTCCCAAGAGCAATCATATTTTCTCTGAAGCCTTTCTGGAAATGATGGAAGTGGAATTTCAACGTCAAGGCGATAACTTTGAGATGTGTCTGCAAAGCTATCTTAGTCTGATTCTGCTGGAAGCGCTTCGCATCAGCAAAGCAGCGGACCGTCAGTTGGCGGAAAACGACGACGTGATTTCACAATTCACGGATCTGGTGGAAGAAAATTTCCATGAACAGCATCAGGTCGAATTCTATGCGGGAAAATTGGGACTGACGGCGAAAGCCCTATCAGCAAAGATCCAACGGGTATTAGGACCCTCGGCCAAAGAGTATATTCTGAATCGCTGCATGCTCGAAGCAAAACGATTGTTATCCTATTCAGAGCTGAGTATTTCAGAAATTGGGTACAGCCTGGGATTCGAAGATCCGAACTATTTCAGCCGTTTTTTGAAAAAGAATATGAAGATCAGTGCAGGGAAGTTTCGTAAAACTCCCCCTAAAAAGAAGAACTAA
- a CDS encoding exo-beta-N-acetylmuramidase NamZ domain-containing protein: MKLGIEVLLSDAKMLKSLKGKRVGLVCHPASVNENLEHSLDLLAKKIKLSCAFGPQHGVRGDKQDNMIESPDFIDPVHKIPIFSLYGEVRRPTAEMMKHFDVLLFDLQDLGCRIYTFITTLLYVMEECAKLDKTVIILDRPNPAGRPVEGFRMLPGWESFVGAAPIPMRHGLTVGELALYFAEYYEMDLELQVVKMKGYAPNKAPGFGWDMKRAWVNPSPNAASLNMARAYPGTVLIEGTTLSEGRGTTRALEVIGASDIDFSEVLTRMKKKAPQWHKGINLRECYFEPTFHKHVGKLCHGFQFHTDTTTYKHEAFKPFRLTALMLKIIREMHPNYPIYRDFAYEYVKDRLAFDVINGGPALKNWIEDKKSTPQDLDKAMSKDEKSWEKERKKYLLYK; the protein is encoded by the coding sequence ATGAAACTTGGTATTGAAGTTTTGCTTTCCGATGCAAAAATGTTGAAGTCCCTAAAAGGAAAGCGTGTTGGTTTGGTTTGCCACCCCGCCAGCGTAAATGAAAATCTTGAGCACAGCCTGGATCTTCTGGCAAAAAAAATTAAACTGTCTTGTGCATTTGGCCCTCAACATGGTGTGCGTGGAGACAAGCAAGACAATATGATCGAAAGCCCCGACTTTATCGATCCTGTTCATAAAATTCCTATCTTTAGCTTGTACGGCGAGGTACGCAGACCCACCGCTGAAATGATGAAGCACTTTGATGTTTTACTTTTCGATCTTCAGGATTTGGGTTGCCGTATTTATACCTTCATCACGACTTTACTGTATGTGATGGAAGAATGCGCGAAGCTTGATAAGACGGTCATCATTTTGGATCGTCCGAACCCGGCAGGTCGCCCGGTTGAGGGCTTCCGCATGCTACCAGGTTGGGAATCTTTCGTAGGGGCCGCTCCCATTCCAATGCGCCACGGTCTGACTGTGGGCGAGCTAGCGCTTTACTTCGCCGAATACTATGAAATGGATCTAGAACTTCAGGTTGTTAAAATGAAGGGCTATGCACCTAACAAAGCTCCCGGTTTTGGTTGGGACATGAAACGAGCTTGGGTGAATCCATCACCGAATGCGGCTTCACTGAACATGGCACGTGCCTATCCCGGAACAGTTTTGATCGAAGGTACGACATTATCTGAAGGGCGTGGAACAACACGCGCATTGGAAGTAATCGGGGCTTCGGATATCGATTTCTCTGAAGTTCTAACCAGAATGAAAAAGAAAGCTCCGCAATGGCACAAAGGTATCAATTTGCGTGAGTGCTATTTTGAACCGACATTCCACAAACATGTTGGTAAACTTTGTCACGGCTTCCAATTCCATACAGATACGACGACCTACAAGCACGAAGCATTCAAGCCATTCCGCCTAACCGCTTTGATGTTAAAAATAATTCGTGAAATGCATCCCAATTATCCAATCTATCGTGATTTCGCTTACGAGTATGTGAAAGACCGTTTGGCATTCGATGTGATCAACGGTGGACCGGCACTGAAAAATTGGATCGAGGATAAAAAGTCCACGCCACAGGATCTGGACAAAGCAATGTCTAAGGACGAAAAGAGCTGGGAAAAAGAAAGAAAGAAATATCTTCTCTACAAATAA
- a CDS encoding M4 family metallopeptidase — MKNKLIILFIALTSCSPKSDFQTIEWKSGSSKENLVVLKQVDTAFISEASLYSQNILLRQQLIRGVPVEGTYVKEISNGSNLVAVRGHIVTAEPKLKDFPIEEFLGNKSNFERRLKNSLPMFKRNSPQSVSLVIAHHKGFYQPLWKVVYVDDKGVTWEARFNNYLQIQKIQRVGSYFQDTLAWVFPKGSKKRELQEVVLTGLYASPTLANTRLMVSSQNSSKVTSVMEPLKFNSKDPRFDQVQAFYFLDDSLAWFERMLGFKIPFLLQAEVQVGFPEKTNSAFYYQGKIRLGAGDDQVYSGLAQDPSVVVHESVHAVVDSIAGLPFEGEGGSLNEGFADFFTAAQLNNPNMGEASYLKGPFRRSVVNTLSVADKNGGLYHDSGIISGVLWDLKEQFGLEKGIRLAALTLARLVPNSEFKDFGVNLHAVLQSELVNVGDLKEGQTIIQKRGF, encoded by the coding sequence ATGAAAAATAAGTTAATTATACTTTTCATCGCGCTAACCTCTTGTTCGCCTAAGTCCGATTTCCAGACAATCGAATGGAAATCGGGCTCTTCCAAAGAAAACCTGGTCGTTCTAAAACAAGTTGATACTGCTTTTATTTCCGAGGCATCTCTCTATTCCCAGAATATTTTATTACGCCAGCAACTTATTCGGGGAGTTCCGGTTGAGGGCACTTACGTCAAAGAAATTTCTAACGGATCAAATTTAGTTGCCGTTCGTGGGCACATTGTAACTGCGGAACCTAAGTTAAAAGATTTTCCGATAGAAGAATTTCTGGGTAACAAAAGTAATTTCGAAAGAAGACTAAAAAACTCTTTGCCCATGTTTAAGAGAAATTCACCCCAGTCCGTGTCTTTGGTAATAGCCCACCACAAAGGCTTTTATCAACCTTTGTGGAAAGTGGTTTACGTTGATGACAAAGGCGTGACGTGGGAAGCGCGATTTAATAATTATCTGCAAATTCAAAAGATTCAAAGAGTTGGTTCCTATTTTCAGGATACGTTGGCTTGGGTATTTCCGAAAGGCTCCAAAAAAAGGGAGCTTCAGGAGGTCGTATTAACTGGTCTGTATGCAAGTCCGACTCTGGCAAACACACGGCTGATGGTGAGCTCACAAAACTCATCAAAAGTTACATCTGTTATGGAGCCGTTAAAGTTCAATAGCAAAGATCCCCGTTTTGATCAGGTTCAGGCATTCTATTTTCTGGATGATTCGCTTGCCTGGTTTGAAAGAATGTTGGGATTTAAAATTCCATTTTTACTGCAAGCTGAAGTTCAGGTGGGATTCCCAGAAAAAACAAATTCTGCATTTTATTATCAGGGCAAAATACGCTTGGGGGCGGGAGATGACCAAGTATACTCTGGCCTTGCCCAAGACCCATCAGTTGTCGTCCATGAAAGTGTGCACGCCGTTGTAGACTCCATTGCGGGACTTCCCTTTGAGGGAGAGGGTGGTTCTTTGAATGAAGGTTTTGCCGACTTTTTTACAGCTGCGCAGTTAAATAATCCCAATATGGGAGAGGCTTCGTACTTAAAAGGACCTTTTCGCCGTTCGGTTGTGAATACCTTGTCCGTCGCGGATAAGAACGGGGGGTTATATCACGACTCCGGTATTATCAGTGGTGTTTTGTGGGATCTGAAGGAACAGTTCGGTTTGGAAAAAGGTATTCGCTTAGCGGCCTTGACCCTGGCGCGATTGGTTCCCAACAGCGAATTTAAGGACTTCGGTGTTAATTTGCATGCTGTTCTTCAATCTGAGCTTGTGAATGTGGGAGATCTGAAAGAGGGTCAGACGATTATACAAAAAAGAGGTTTTTGA
- a CDS encoding LLM class flavin-dependent oxidoreductase, with product MKTLSEVKYSILDLASIAQGKTVADSFRNSLDLARHAEEWGYNRYWLAEHHNLEGIASSATSVLIGYIAGGTKTIRVGSGGIMLPNHAPLVIAEQFGTLGTLYPGRIDLGLGRAPGTDGLTMRALRRNVNREPDFGEQVLELQGYFKESAAADRVRAIPGAGVKVPFWILGSSLYSAQLAAVMGLPYAFAGHFAPDEMYDAVRLYRAGFQASEYLKEPYVMLGIQIVAADTDEKAQRLSTTVMRRFLGIIRNQRVNLEPPVDSMAPYWTVQEEQLVKSRLATAVIGGPETVQRKLQEFVNILEPDELMIVSDQYEHTDRLRSFELISQLMGKS from the coding sequence ATGAAAACTCTCTCTGAAGTAAAGTACTCCATCCTTGATCTCGCTTCTATCGCGCAGGGTAAAACTGTTGCGGACTCTTTTCGCAACTCTTTAGATCTCGCTCGGCATGCGGAAGAGTGGGGATACAATCGATATTGGTTGGCAGAGCACCACAATCTGGAGGGCATTGCGAGCAGTGCGACGTCTGTTTTAATTGGTTACATCGCTGGCGGCACGAAAACTATTCGTGTGGGCTCTGGCGGCATCATGCTGCCCAATCACGCACCGTTGGTTATTGCTGAACAGTTCGGAACATTGGGAACGTTGTATCCGGGAAGAATTGATTTGGGATTGGGACGTGCACCAGGCACGGATGGTTTAACGATGCGTGCCCTTCGTCGCAACGTAAATCGCGAACCCGATTTCGGTGAACAAGTTTTAGAACTGCAAGGTTATTTCAAAGAATCAGCCGCTGCGGATCGCGTTCGTGCGATACCCGGCGCAGGCGTAAAGGTTCCGTTTTGGATTTTAGGTTCCAGTCTTTACAGCGCGCAACTGGCAGCAGTGATGGGACTTCCTTATGCCTTTGCGGGCCACTTTGCGCCGGATGAAATGTATGATGCCGTTCGCTTGTACCGTGCGGGTTTTCAAGCGTCTGAATATTTGAAAGAACCCTATGTGATGTTGGGCATTCAAATTGTCGCCGCAGACACCGATGAAAAAGCGCAGAGGTTGTCGACGACAGTGATGCGCAGGTTCCTTGGTATCATTCGCAATCAGCGTGTGAACCTTGAGCCTCCTGTTGATTCGATGGCGCCCTATTGGACTGTGCAGGAAGAACAACTAGTGAAATCACGCTTAGCCACCGCTGTGATTGGTGGCCCTGAAACGGTCCAGCGAAAACTTCAAGAATTCGTGAACATTCTTGAACCCGATGAACTGATGATTGTTTCAGATCAATACGAACATACGGATCGTCTGCGCTCGTTTGAGCTTATATCGCAGCTGATGGGTAAGTCCTGA
- a CDS encoding rhomboid family intramembrane serine protease: MEQVVWKRVRETWLSRKPSPLAGFISAVTVLILVIGAVCFWQGILHADQWMAASGEAVFQQKQFWRLWTTLVAHGDTGHLLNNLILFFVLGYLLVGYFGSWVFPIAAIFFGGITNYFVLLNYAPEVRLIGASGVVYWMGGAWLALYFMLDQKRSYVQRALRAGGVALGVFMPTSAFDPQVSYGAHLVGFILGVGFGLAYYFIRRTEFKKAMVYEYIVSEEDEVSTPEQEFSGDLSHPHTNRHGHSSWN; this comes from the coding sequence GTGGAGCAGGTTGTTTGGAAGCGCGTTCGGGAAACGTGGCTCAGTCGCAAGCCATCGCCTTTAGCAGGATTTATATCGGCCGTGACGGTATTAATCCTGGTGATAGGTGCTGTTTGTTTCTGGCAGGGCATTTTACACGCAGATCAATGGATGGCCGCCTCGGGCGAGGCCGTCTTTCAGCAAAAGCAATTCTGGCGTCTGTGGACGACTCTGGTTGCACATGGTGACACAGGTCACTTACTGAATAATCTCATTTTATTTTTTGTGCTGGGCTATTTATTGGTCGGCTATTTCGGCTCTTGGGTCTTTCCCATTGCCGCGATTTTCTTTGGTGGCATCACGAACTATTTTGTTCTGTTGAATTATGCGCCTGAAGTGCGATTGATTGGAGCTTCCGGTGTTGTCTATTGGATGGGGGGAGCCTGGCTCGCACTCTATTTCATGCTGGATCAAAAAAGATCTTACGTGCAAAGAGCGTTACGTGCGGGTGGCGTGGCCTTAGGTGTGTTTATGCCAACCTCGGCATTTGATCCACAGGTCAGTTATGGCGCGCATTTGGTGGGCTTTATCTTAGGTGTCGGATTTGGTTTGGCTTACTATTTCATTCGTCGAACAGAATTTAAAAAAGCGATGGTGTATGAGTACATTGTTTCAGAGGAGGACGAGGTGTCCACCCCTGAACAAGAATTCTCGGGTGACTTATCTCATCCACACACGAATCGGCATGGGCATTCCAGCTGGAATTGA
- a CDS encoding RsmD family RNA methyltransferase encodes MSSINEHYTFEYSQPEDYHFSHDSVFLARQVYEIYRDEGLTPAVCLDLCSGCGIIGLDFLFHNQKERGVVPRSFDFLEVQSAIYQPHFEKNVAHVTDAKTAIKFVPENYDVLQSEPYKNQYDLILCNPPYFHKDQGTLSPSDFKNRCRFFLDSDFANLMRGIENSLRSGGRAYVLLREQRQHGWSAFHLAGQHLSSVMSLEILGDIRGTSLLEIRKAN; translated from the coding sequence ATGTCATCGATCAATGAGCACTACACTTTTGAATACTCTCAGCCGGAAGATTATCACTTCTCCCACGATTCAGTTTTTCTGGCACGTCAGGTTTACGAAATTTATCGTGATGAAGGTCTGACTCCGGCTGTTTGTTTGGATTTGTGTTCAGGGTGCGGAATCATTGGTTTGGATTTTCTTTTCCATAATCAAAAAGAGCGTGGTGTGGTTCCCAGATCTTTTGATTTCCTGGAAGTACAGTCAGCAATTTATCAACCGCACTTCGAGAAAAATGTCGCTCACGTTACCGATGCAAAAACGGCGATTAAATTTGTACCTGAAAATTACGATGTACTTCAGTCCGAGCCTTATAAAAATCAATACGATTTGATTCTGTGTAATCCGCCTTATTTCCACAAAGACCAGGGAACTCTTTCGCCTTCCGATTTTAAAAATCGCTGCCGTTTTTTTCTAGATTCGGATTTTGCGAATCTTATGAGAGGGATTGAAAACTCCCTAAGATCTGGCGGGCGAGCTTACGTGCTTTTGCGCGAACAACGTCAGCATGGGTGGAGTGCTTTCCATTTAGCTGGCCAACACCTGTCCTCGGTGATGAGTTTGGAAATCCTGGGAGACATTCGTGGCACCAGTTTGCTGGAAATTCGTAAAGCTAACTGA
- a CDS encoding CapA family protein, whose product MKKLIKKSLAVMLGFFPSVSLAMGTDLEFSGRCGSSQYFASLSFVGDVLIHKLLYVSVVQESKDFSQIWRGINPLFSKANFSIANLEGPAAMGIDTEGRDWGDVGFIYDDRIYSGTNMRFNYHPRILSDLKKSGLDLLTMANNHILDRGSIGIDKSVIAARAAGIHTVGIRHSQERNAPYSRVVTVQGINIAFVGCTEMTNGRPDSKSQVLNCFNSNMIASIKELSARSDVDAVVIYPHWGDEYKQTPNARQVSAARSWLDAGATVVVGSHPHVLQPWDKYVTKDGRETFIVYSLGNFVAAQKDVERKASAVMYVGLTKPAQGKAVITGVAYTPTVRNGTKIYPVGASGDKAVLKYLSHHYGTSGILNPEESLPLKLCRSLH is encoded by the coding sequence ATGAAAAAACTCATTAAAAAATCCCTAGCAGTAATGCTGGGGTTTTTTCCATCTGTAAGCTTGGCAATGGGCACTGATCTTGAATTCAGTGGGCGTTGCGGTTCTTCTCAGTATTTTGCTTCGTTGTCTTTTGTGGGAGATGTGCTGATTCATAAGTTGCTGTACGTGAGTGTGGTGCAGGAATCAAAAGACTTCTCACAAATCTGGCGTGGTATTAATCCACTTTTTTCAAAGGCAAACTTTTCCATCGCAAATCTTGAAGGCCCAGCGGCCATGGGAATCGATACGGAAGGTCGCGACTGGGGCGATGTAGGTTTTATCTATGACGATCGCATTTATTCGGGAACCAACATGAGATTCAACTATCATCCACGTATTTTAAGTGATCTTAAAAAAAGTGGACTTGATCTTTTGACGATGGCCAACAATCACATTTTGGATCGGGGTTCGATCGGAATCGATAAGTCGGTGATTGCAGCACGGGCCGCAGGTATTCACACAGTGGGAATTCGCCATTCTCAAGAGCGAAATGCGCCCTATTCTCGGGTGGTCACGGTGCAAGGAATTAATATTGCTTTTGTCGGTTGCACAGAAATGACAAATGGCCGTCCCGACAGTAAGTCACAGGTGTTGAACTGCTTTAATTCTAATATGATTGCGTCAATCAAGGAGCTATCAGCCCGCTCCGATGTCGATGCCGTGGTTATCTATCCACATTGGGGCGACGAATATAAGCAGACACCAAATGCACGACAAGTTTCTGCCGCTCGCAGCTGGCTTGATGCTGGTGCCACGGTTGTGGTTGGCTCCCATCCGCACGTTTTGCAACCGTGGGATAAGTATGTGACGAAGGATGGTCGTGAAACTTTCATCGTTTATTCATTGGGGAATTTCGTCGCAGCTCAAAAAGATGTCGAAAGAAAAGCTTCGGCGGTGATGTACGTGGGTTTAACAAAGCCCGCTCAGGGCAAAGCTGTAATAACGGGCGTGGCTTACACTCCGACAGTGCGAAATGGGACGAAGATTTATCCGGTGGGAGCAAGTGGGGATAAGGCTGTGCTTAAATATTTAAGCCATCACTATGGGACCAGCGGAATTTTAAATCCCGAAGAATCTTTGCCATTAAAGCTCTGCAGATCGTTGCATTAG
- a CDS encoding TIGR00730 family Rossman fold protein: MKIKRICVYCGANPGNHPEYAKVARELGHLLADHKIELVYGGGKVGLMGTIADAVLEKGGQVIGIIPQKLVEQEHAHPGLTDLRIVNDMHERKAAMAVLSDAFIALPGGFGTLEELFEVLTWAQIGYHQKPIALVNVMDFYGHLQSFVKHATTTGLLRSEYARFFQVTSSAKEALDTILR, encoded by the coding sequence ATGAAAATCAAAAGAATCTGTGTCTATTGCGGTGCTAATCCAGGCAATCATCCTGAGTACGCCAAAGTGGCGCGAGAGCTTGGGCATCTTTTGGCAGATCACAAGATTGAATTAGTTTATGGCGGTGGCAAAGTCGGCTTGATGGGCACGATCGCAGATGCTGTGCTAGAAAAAGGCGGCCAGGTGATCGGCATCATTCCTCAAAAATTAGTCGAGCAGGAACACGCCCACCCGGGTCTCACTGATTTGCGCATCGTGAATGACATGCACGAACGCAAAGCTGCAATGGCTGTTCTTTCAGATGCGTTTATCGCTTTGCCCGGTGGCTTCGGTACACTGGAAGAGTTGTTCGAAGTTTTGACGTGGGCCCAAATTGGTTATCATCAAAAACCCATTGCTCTGGTAAATGTCATGGATTTCTATGGGCATCTGCAAAGCTTCGTAAAGCATGCAACAACTACAGGGCTTTTACGTTCCGAGTATGCTCGCTTTTTCCAAGTGACGTCATCTGCGAAAGAAGCCCTCGACACGATTCTTCGCTAG
- a CDS encoding DEAD/DEAH box helicase produces MTSQTFSALPLIEPIQRAVAESGYTVPTPIQQQAIPYLLEGRDLLGCAQTGTGKTAAFALPILNHLASQWHRAEPKQARVLVLAPTRELAIQIHESFQTYGKHLKIRTAVIFGGVGQTPQVAALKAGVDVLIATPGRLLDLIQQKHLQLGRLEVFVLDEADRMLDMGFLPDIRKVLNYLPAKRQNLFFSATMPKEIQKLADSLLVNPAKVEVAPVSSTAEMIEQSVMFVDKSKKKDLLRHLLQDKSFDKVIVFTRTKHGANRVAEGLTKNHIASEAIHGNKSQNARQRALENLREGKIRVLVATDIAARGIDIDEISHVINYELPNESESYVHRIGRTARAGSQGVAIAFCDAEERAYLKDIERLIGKSIPVITEQPYHSEEVAGSKILSKGKAKAMIEAMENLKPTRNGLKKRRRLNPRKKPPTFEAKGGSGGHKPGGHKPHAHKGGSHPAKGGGHHGGGHKK; encoded by the coding sequence ATGACTTCTCAAACATTCTCTGCTCTTCCCCTGATCGAACCTATCCAACGTGCTGTCGCTGAATCTGGCTACACGGTGCCGACTCCGATTCAACAACAAGCCATTCCTTATTTATTGGAAGGTCGCGACCTTTTGGGTTGCGCTCAAACAGGTACTGGCAAAACTGCAGCATTCGCTCTTCCAATTTTAAATCATCTGGCAAGCCAATGGCATCGAGCCGAACCGAAGCAAGCCCGCGTTCTGGTTTTGGCACCGACTCGTGAGCTTGCAATCCAAATTCATGAAAGTTTCCAAACTTACGGTAAGCATCTGAAAATCCGCACGGCTGTGATCTTTGGTGGTGTGGGACAAACTCCTCAAGTAGCCGCTTTGAAAGCAGGCGTGGATGTTTTGATTGCGACCCCGGGTCGCTTGCTTGATTTGATTCAACAAAAACATTTGCAACTGGGTCGCCTGGAAGTCTTCGTTCTGGACGAAGCGGACCGTATGTTGGATATGGGCTTCTTGCCTGATATCCGTAAAGTTTTAAACTATCTGCCGGCAAAACGTCAGAACTTGTTTTTCTCTGCGACGATGCCTAAAGAAATCCAGAAGCTTGCGGATTCATTGTTGGTGAATCCTGCCAAAGTTGAAGTGGCTCCGGTTTCTTCAACCGCAGAGATGATCGAACAATCCGTTATGTTCGTCGATAAGAGCAAAAAGAAAGATCTTCTCCGTCACCTGCTACAAGATAAATCCTTTGATAAAGTGATTGTCTTTACCCGTACCAAACACGGTGCAAACCGCGTGGCAGAAGGCTTGACGAAAAATCATATCGCTTCTGAAGCTATCCACGGGAATAAATCTCAAAACGCCCGCCAAAGAGCTTTGGAAAACTTGCGAGAAGGTAAGATCCGCGTTTTAGTTGCCACAGACATCGCTGCGCGCGGAATTGATATCGACGAAATTTCCCACGTTATTAACTATGAACTTCCGAATGAATCTGAAAGCTACGTACACAGAATTGGTCGTACAGCTCGTGCTGGCAGCCAAGGTGTCGCGATCGCTTTCTGTGACGCTGAAGAAAGAGCTTACCTAAAAGACATCGAACGTCTGATTGGTAAATCTATCCCAGTCATCACTGAACAGCCTTACCATTCTGAAGAAGTCGCTGGCAGCAAAATCCTTTCTAAAGGAAAAGCTAAAGCGATGATCGAGGCGATGGAGAATCTGAAACCGACACGCAATGGTTTAAAAAAGCGTCGTCGTTTGAATCCACGTAAAAAACCACCTACGTTTGAAGCTAAAGGCGGCAGCGGCGGCCATAAGCCTGGTGGTCACAAGCCTCATGCGCACAAAGGTGGCTCTCATCCTGCTAAAGGTGGAGGACATCACGGCGGAGGACATAAAAAATGA
- the hflX gene encoding GTPase HflX: MSLHETEQAIPKAVLVGLQIGRTTEQEVQNSLIELSRLVNTLGFEVIGKLHQRRTSTKSANVLGDGKLMELAKWTGGSGKVAPTFIKKKHKAALKFEKEDDADDMFDFPEETFEEQGPEDFVEEENPQDQAQWVIFDCDLSPLQLRNLESATGAKVMDRTGVIIEIFSRHARTRAARLQVEIARLTYVAPRVRGVSAGDDDRMGGGGKGVGESAIELDRRKIRDRIKELKQELSSIGQEHLTRRSQRSQEACVALVGYTNAGKSSLMRAMTGSEVYVADKLFATLDTTVRAVQPETRPKILLSDTVGFIKKLPHDLVASFKSTLDEALNASLLLYMVDASDPSFRSQLEVTRTTLAEVGAGEIPSLLILNKRDCLTEEQTSSLAAEFPEAIFLSTRNTEDVENLRLRLVKFFENSMREEEIFIPYKVQGVIGDIRARLKVLGESYDEKGVRLKVRANAEDFEKIAKKIRDALIDID, translated from the coding sequence ATGAGCCTTCACGAAACTGAACAGGCCATTCCTAAGGCTGTTCTGGTCGGTCTTCAAATCGGCAGGACAACTGAACAGGAAGTCCAAAACTCCTTAATCGAACTTTCTCGCCTGGTGAACACACTGGGTTTTGAAGTTATCGGCAAATTACACCAACGTCGTACCTCTACAAAAAGTGCCAACGTTTTGGGTGACGGTAAGCTGATGGAACTTGCAAAATGGACTGGCGGTTCTGGTAAAGTAGCGCCCACGTTCATTAAGAAAAAACACAAAGCGGCTTTGAAATTCGAAAAAGAAGACGATGCAGACGATATGTTTGATTTTCCGGAAGAGACTTTCGAAGAACAAGGTCCGGAAGACTTTGTCGAAGAAGAAAATCCTCAAGACCAAGCTCAATGGGTGATCTTTGACTGTGATCTATCCCCGCTTCAGTTGCGCAATCTTGAAAGCGCGACAGGCGCGAAAGTCATGGACCGTACCGGTGTCATCATCGAAATTTTCAGTCGCCATGCGCGCACACGCGCGGCCCGCTTGCAGGTGGAAATTGCTCGTCTGACTTACGTAGCTCCTCGTGTTCGTGGCGTTTCTGCTGGCGATGACGATCGCATGGGTGGTGGCGGTAAAGGTGTCGGGGAATCCGCGATCGAACTAGATCGTCGTAAGATTCGCGACCGCATCAAAGAGTTGAAACAAGAATTGAGCTCCATTGGTCAAGAGCATCTGACTCGTCGTTCACAACGTTCACAGGAAGCTTGTGTCGCCCTGGTGGGTTATACAAATGCAGGCAAGTCTTCCTTGATGCGCGCAATGACTGGCAGCGAAGTTTACGTCGCTGATAAATTGTTTGCGACTTTGGATACGACAGTTCGTGCCGTTCAGCCTGAAACTCGTCCTAAAATTTTACTTTCGGACACAGTTGGATTTATCAAAAAGCTTCCGCATGATCTGGTGGCTTCATTTAAATCGACTTTGGATGAAGCTTTGAATGCATCATTGCTCCTATATATGGTTGATGCTTCAGATCCTTCTTTCCGTTCTCAATTGGAAGTGACGCGCACAACCTTGGCTGAGGTGGGTGCGGGAGAAATCCCAAGCTTACTTATTCTTAATAAGCGCGATTGTTTGACAGAAGAACAGACGTCTAGTTTGGCGGCCGAATTTCCTGAAGCCATTTTCTTGTCTACTCGCAATACTGAGGACGTTGAAAACCTGCGTCTGCGTTTGGTTAAATTCTTTGAAAACAGCATGCGCGAAGAAGAGATCTTTATTCCATATAAAGTTCAAGGGGTTATTGGCGATATTAGAGCACGTCTAAAGGTTCTTGGAGAATCTTATGATGAAAAAGGTGTTCGTCTAAAAGTCCGTGCAAACGCAGAAGACTTTGAAAAAATCGCGAAGAAGATTCGCGACGCACTCATAGACATCGATTAA